The following are encoded together in the Novosphingobium resinovorum genome:
- the cydB gene encoding cytochrome d ubiquinol oxidase subunit II yields MWFDPDLTIIWAAIIAFAIFAYVVMDGFDLGIGILFPFFDVGEERDQAMNSIAPVWDGNETWLVLGGGGLLAAFPVAYGIILPATYPLMIAMLLGLVFRGVAFEFRWRDPSHRPLWDAAFTMGSLVATLAQGITLGALLQGIEVSNDAYAGGWLDWLSPFSLLTGVSLIIGYALLGATWLIWKTEGRAQEHAFRLSFRFGIAMLVAVAAVSAATPFLHYQYWRSWFALPGVFLTAQVPLLVLISAFLFFRCLRRRAERAPFLLALMLFLLGFAGLAISMYPYVVPDQITIWDAAAPHDSQLFMLVGTAVIIPVIIAYTVWAYWVFRGKVGTHGYH; encoded by the coding sequence ATGTGGTTCGATCCCGATCTTACAATCATCTGGGCCGCGATCATTGCCTTTGCGATCTTCGCTTATGTCGTGATGGATGGCTTCGACCTCGGCATCGGCATTCTTTTCCCTTTCTTCGATGTTGGCGAAGAGCGGGATCAGGCGATGAACTCGATCGCGCCGGTCTGGGATGGCAACGAAACCTGGCTGGTATTGGGAGGGGGCGGCCTTCTGGCGGCTTTTCCCGTCGCATATGGCATCATCTTGCCTGCCACCTATCCGCTGATGATCGCCATGCTTCTCGGCCTCGTGTTCCGCGGGGTCGCATTCGAGTTCCGTTGGCGCGATCCGAGCCATCGACCATTGTGGGACGCGGCATTCACAATGGGCTCGCTGGTAGCGACGTTAGCGCAGGGCATCACTCTGGGCGCGCTGCTGCAGGGGATCGAGGTTTCTAACGACGCGTATGCAGGGGGCTGGCTGGACTGGCTTTCGCCGTTCAGTCTTCTGACCGGCGTGTCGCTCATCATCGGCTACGCTTTGCTTGGTGCAACATGGCTTATCTGGAAGACCGAAGGCCGCGCGCAGGAGCATGCGTTTCGGCTATCCTTCAGGTTTGGGATCGCCATGCTCGTGGCCGTCGCGGCGGTAAGTGCCGCAACACCCTTTCTGCACTACCAATATTGGCGCAGCTGGTTCGCTCTGCCTGGCGTCTTCCTGACAGCTCAAGTGCCGCTGCTGGTACTGATCAGCGCGTTTCTTTTCTTCCGCTGCCTGCGGCGACGCGCTGAGCGTGCGCCATTTCTGTTGGCGCTAATGCTCTTCCTGCTGGGCTTCGCGGGGCTTGCGATTAGCATGTATCCCTATGTCGTTCCTGACCAGATCACGATCTGGGACGCCGCTGCGCCGCACGACAGCCAGCTATTCATGCTCGTGGGAACCGCTGTGATCATCCCAGTGATCATCGCCTACACTGTCTGGGCATATTGGGTGTTCCGCGGAAAAGTCGGCACGCATGGATACCATTGA
- a CDS encoding DUF2474 family protein, which translates to MKKQSTLLSRLAWMGGIWAASVAALGVVAWLLRAWILGL; encoded by the coding sequence ATGAAGAAGCAATCGACGCTTCTGTCGCGCTTGGCCTGGATGGGCGGAATCTGGGCCGCGAGCGTAGCAGCACTTGGCGTGGTCGCGTGGCTTTTGCGAGCTTGGATCTTGGGCCTGTGA